A region from the Colwellia sp. PAMC 21821 genome encodes:
- the gspL gene encoding type II secretion system protein GspL, whose product MGETLFIRLGSQAENKIHWLIKINGQEDIIASGELPNARELAQLTEKSSAREVVVFVPASDVAIKSLKVPGSSQRAIRLAAPYMLEETLAQDVEELCFTFNDTKHDEQGNNCFVAALERKQLELWLQWLADAEIFCKLIIPDALALPFDNQNSSAVMLGEQVLIRLGEWQVMSFEANAWPIIAKYFTGTGESKNAIMAYSSLSQVPADINVEYLPEELPLAILANNHSRKFNLLQGEFQIKEKRSAASVNWLWVAGIACFALMINFTLKGAKLYNLSQQQSAIEADIIENYKAAFPETKRVKVSTVRSQLRQKLAEVGNSDESAGFLSLLVKLEPALASVPEIKPQTLKFDGKRQEVRMQTIAKDYQYFEKLKVALEKAGLTVNLGAQNNQGDQISGSFSITDTASKGRS is encoded by the coding sequence ATGGGTGAAACCTTATTTATCCGTTTAGGCAGCCAAGCTGAAAATAAAATTCACTGGCTGATTAAAATCAACGGACAAGAAGATATTATCGCAAGTGGTGAATTACCCAATGCGCGCGAGTTAGCACAACTAACTGAAAAATCCTCAGCTCGAGAAGTTGTGGTTTTTGTACCCGCGAGTGACGTTGCCATTAAAAGCTTGAAAGTACCTGGCTCATCTCAACGCGCTATTCGTTTAGCCGCACCATACATGCTAGAAGAAACGCTAGCACAAGATGTTGAAGAGCTGTGCTTCACTTTTAATGACACTAAACACGACGAACAGGGTAATAACTGTTTTGTAGCTGCGCTTGAACGTAAGCAATTAGAGCTTTGGTTACAGTGGTTGGCCGATGCAGAGATATTTTGTAAATTAATTATCCCTGATGCGTTAGCATTGCCGTTTGATAACCAAAATAGCAGTGCAGTCATGCTAGGCGAACAAGTATTAATTAGGCTTGGCGAATGGCAAGTTATGTCGTTTGAAGCTAATGCTTGGCCCATTATTGCTAAGTACTTTACTGGTACCGGTGAGAGTAAAAATGCCATTATGGCCTACTCATCGTTATCGCAAGTGCCCGCTGATATAAATGTTGAGTATTTACCCGAAGAACTGCCATTAGCTATTTTGGCGAATAATCACTCGCGTAAATTCAATTTGCTACAAGGTGAGTTTCAAATCAAAGAAAAGCGCTCAGCAGCCAGTGTTAATTGGCTTTGGGTTGCAGGTATTGCGTGTTTCGCTTTGATGATTAATTTTACCCTTAAAGGCGCAAAACTCTATAACTTATCTCAACAGCAGTCAGCTATTGAAGCCGATATTATTGAAAATTATAAAGCGGCATTTCCTGAAACTAAACGGGTTAAAGTGTCGACTGTTCGCTCACAGTTACGCCAAAAATTAGCCGAAGTTGGCAACAGTGATGAATCTGCAGGATTTTTATCATTGCTAGTTAAGCTTGAGCCCGCTTTGGCCAGCGTACCTGAAATTAAACCCCAAACGTTAAAGTTTGACGGCAAACGCCAAGAAGTGCGTATGCAAACAATCGCTAAAGATTATCAATACTTTGAAAAGCTAAAAGTTGCCCTTGAAAAAGCAGGGTTAACGGTTAATCTTGGTGCTCAAAATAATCAAGGTGACCAAATCTCTGGCTCATTTAGTATTACAGATACCGCATCAAAGGGGCGCTCATGA